One segment of Meriones unguiculatus strain TT.TT164.6M chromosome 3, Bangor_MerUng_6.1, whole genome shotgun sequence DNA contains the following:
- the LOC110543634 gene encoding LOW QUALITY PROTEIN: PRAME family member 8-like (The sequence of the model RefSeq protein was modified relative to this genomic sequence to represent the inferred CDS: inserted 3 bases in 2 codons), with amino-acid sequence MSAQTPPTLMKLARQALLRDETLDMSALELLPALPMELLPALFKEALTGRHTTTVKAMVAAWPFPCLPVGALMKIPDLETLQVVLAGVDMQLQRKFHSRRGKLQVLDLRKKHHEFWSIWAGVEDGDCSAENQDEQQVVKVLPRYSLRRRLKVVANLCLRPHVDEEQTCFLQWAXQRKGSIQFCCMKMTIWIQPVHVIKEVLKVFHPEHIREFELNTEWNIFMLAWFAPCLGQMRNLHKLLLAPVSKNIFKIGNRTTDMEDKCINKFISQFFRFNCLQHLSFRRVYFLRNRIKRVLRCLMTPLETLSITHCNISQSDLNYFSECPKLFQLKHLDMKGVGLKALDLMPLRVLLEKVADTLQSLDMKCCRMKDSHLIVLIPALSKCSQLAKVSFYCNDFSMPILRNLLQHTSKLSKMNVEKYPAPLECDDDFGYVSTERFTQLCXEQIDRLRAIRQPKHIFFATHMCLRCGKRCVYGRRFRPCLCQRRRQ; translated from the exons ATGAGTGCTCAGACACCACCCACACTCATGAAGCtggcaaggcaggctctgctgagagatGAGACCTTGGACATGTCAGCTCTGGAGCTCTTGCCAGCACTGCCCATGGAGCTCTTGCCAGCACTGTTCAAGGAGGCCTTGACTGGCAGACACACTACAACTGTGAAGGCAATGGtggcagcctggcctttcccctgtctccctgtgggAGCATTGATGAAGATTCCTGACTTGGAAACCTTGCAGGTAGTTCTAGCAGGAGTAGATATGCAGCTGCAAAGAAAGTTTCATTCCAG GAGGGGAAAACTTCAGGTTCTTGACCTGAGGAAGAAGCACCATGAATTCTGGAGCATATGGGCTGGTGTAGAGGATGGTGACTGCTCAGCAGAGAACCAAGATGAGCAGCAAGTAGTGAAGGTCCTTCCTAGATATTCACTGAGGCGGCGCCTGAAGGTGGTAGCCAACCTTTGCCTCAGACCACATGTAGATGAAGAACAAACATGCTTCTTGCAGTGGG TGCAGAGAAAGGGCTCCATCCAGTTCTGCTGTATGAAAATGACCATCTGGATTCAGCCTGTCCATGTTATCAAAGAGGTCCTGAAGGTTTTTCATCCAGAGCACATCCGGGAATTTGAACTGAACACAGAGTGGAATATATTTATGCTGGCATGGTTTGCTCCCTGCCTGGGCCAGATGAGAAATCTTCACAAACTCTTACTGGCACCCGTCTCTAAGAACATCTTCAAGATTGGCAACAGGACAACAGACATGGAAGACAAGTGTATCAACAAGTTCATTTCTCAGTTCTTCAGATTCAACTGTCTCCAGCACCTCTCCTTCAGGAGGGTCTACTTTCTCAGAAACCGCATCAAAAGGGTCCTCAG GTGCCTGATGACCCCattggagaccctgtccatcaCACACTGTAACATTTCACAGTCAGACCTGAATTACTTCTCTGAGTGTCCGAAGCTCTTTCAGCTGAAACATCTGGACATGAAAGGTGTGGGCTTAAAGGCTTTGGATCTTATGCCTCTCCGAGTCCTCCTAGAGAAGGTGGCAGACACTTTGCAGTCCCTGGACATGAAGTGTTGTAGGATGAAGGACTCTCATCTCATTGTGCTCATACCTGCCCTCAGCAAGTGCTCCCAGCTGGCCAAGGTCAGTTTCTATTGCAACGACTTCTCCATGCCTATCCTGAGGAACCTTTTGCAGCACACATCCAAATTGAGcaagatgaatgtggaaaagTACCCTGCCCCTCTCGAGTGCGATGATGACTTCGGTTATGTCTCCACAGAGAGATTTACCCAACTGTG TGAGCAAATAGATAGACTCAGGGCCATACGGCAGCCGAAGCACATCTTCTTTGCTACACATATGTGCCTTCGATGTGGAAAGCGCTGTGTCTATGGCCGAAGATTCAGACCTTGTCTTTGCCAGAGGAGGCGGCAGTAA